Proteins encoded within one genomic window of Triticum aestivum cultivar Chinese Spring chromosome 2D, IWGSC CS RefSeq v2.1, whole genome shotgun sequence:
- the LOC123055717 gene encoding protein PELPK1-like, producing MALRNTAVFLVRLLLSCVAMSGAARILEEETTPSKGEEHLPELPTLPKVGLPPFPEVHPPPKPELLKVELLAFPEVHLPPKPELPTFPEVHLPAKPELLPPKPEMPTIPEFHFTEPEAKP from the coding sequence ATGGCTTTAAGAAACACCGCTGTATTCCTCGTCAGACTGCTGCTCTCGTGCGTCGCCATGAGCGGCGCGGCAAGAATTCTGGAGGAGGAGACAACTCCTTCCAAAGGCGAGGAGCACCTGCCCGAGCTGCCAACGCTGCCCAAGGTCGGGCTGCCGCCATTCCCGGAGGTGCACCCGCCACCTAAGCCCGAGTTGCTCAAGGTAGAGCTGCTCGCGTTCCCTGAGGTGCACCTGCCACCCAAGCCCGAGCTGCCAACATTTCCGGAGGTGCACCTTCCAGCCAAGCCGGAGCTGCTGCCACCGAAGCCAGAGATGCCCACCATCCCGGAGTTCCACTTCACGGAACCGGAGGCTAAGCCATGA
- the LOC123049037 gene encoding protein PELPK1: MATKNSAVFLLGLLLSCVAMSSAARILEETVPSKEEHQPEVPPLPKVELPPFPEVHLPPKPELPKVELPPLPKVHLPSKPELPKVELPPKPELPKVELPTFPEVHLPPKPEMPTVPGFHLPEPEAKP, translated from the coding sequence ATGGCTACAAAAAACTCTgctgtcttcctcctcgggcttcttctctcttgcgttgccatgagcagcgcggcgaGAATCCTAGAAGAGACCGTTCCTTCCAAGGAGGAGCACCAGCCCGAGGTGCCACCGCTTCCCAAGGTAGAACTGCCACCGTTCCCGGAAGTGCACCTGCCACCTAAGCCTGAACTTCCCAAGGTGGAGCTGCCGCCGCTCCCCAAAGTGCACTTGCCATCTAAGCCTGAGTTGCCCAAGGTGGAGCTGCCACCTAAGCCGGAGCTGCCCAAGGTGGAGCTGCCAACGTTTCCGGAGGTTCACCTGCCACCCAAGCCGGAGATGCCCACTGTTCCCGGGTTCCACCTCCCGGAGCCGGAGGCCAAGCCATGA
- the LOC123049038 gene encoding protein PELPK1-like, whose amino-acid sequence MASRNTAVFLVGLLLSCVAMRSGARILEEETPSSKGEEQLPELPTLPKVELSPFPEVHLPPKPELPKVELPSFPEVHLPPKPELPTFPEVHLPGKPELPKVELPPKPEMPTIPEFHFPQPEAKP is encoded by the coding sequence ATGGCTTCAAGAAACACCGCTGTATTCCTCGTCGGGCTGCTCCTCTCGTGCGTCGCCATGAGGAGCGGGGCAAGAATCCTGGAGGAGGAGACGCCTTCGTCCAAAGGGGAGGAGCAGCTGCCGGAGCTGCCAACGCTGCCCAAGGTTGAGCTATCGCCTTTCCCGGAGGTGCACCTGCCACCTAAGCCCGAGCTGCCCAAGGTAGAGCTGCCGTCGTTCCCTGAGGTGCACCTGCCACCCAAGCCCGAGCTACCAACGTTCCCGGAGGTGCACCTTCCAGGCAAGCCGGAGTTGCCTAAGGTGGAGCTGCCACCGAAGCCAGAGATGCCCACCATCCCGGAGTTCCACTTCCCGCAACCGGAGGCTAAGCCATGA